The genomic DNA CAAAAATGCAACACTCCCGCCCAAGTGAAAAATATTATCGCCCTTGAAAGCTTTTTTAACAGCTTCCCTTTCAAATGGAGCACACACAACAACAATCGGTAATACCTTTGCGATCTTGGCAACTTCTGCCGCCCAGTGCTCGAGAGACCACCCCAAACCGCCAGATGTCTTTCCGGCAGGGTGAAGAACTATGTACTTGCCCGGCTCCAGACCGTTTTGAGATAAAACCTGTTCTACTTCAGCTTCAGCCTGAGGATCATGATGTAGAACAGGAGGATCAACTTCCACTTTTTGATCGAGGACAAAACTCATAAAATGACTCCTCATTTCAAGAACATGCACCCCTTTAATATCAGTTCCGACGTGATTCAAAAATTGAAATGACCCTTTTAATTTATTACCAATACGCGCCTTAGCTCCGCCGAGAAAAGCGAGAAGTTCGTTGCGGACTCCTGAGCGAAAATGGATGGAAGCATCGTATTTATCTCTGCGCCATTCTTTTATCAGCTCCCATTGGCGTAACAATGAGTCTGTCTTACGATTGAAAACACAAACTTTATCGATCATAGGACTGGCACGAACAAGCTCAGCACTACCATCATCTACAACCATAGTGATATACGAATCAGGATAGAGATCTTTAATAACCTTAATAGCTGCAAGCACCATCAAAGAGTGCCCCAAAATGCCATTAGAAATAATCAACCACCGACCGCCTGTTCCTGATAATTTTATTCTTTTCATATTTATCTCGAATTTGCCTGAATTTGATAAGTAACCTCATAGAACTACCGTTTGTTCTTGATGCAGTACTGCCATATTAGAGACTAATTTGTCACGCGAAACAGGCTATACACTAGCAGCAAACGTGTATACGCTAATTACCAATAAAAGCAGAGGTATTATAAATATGTTTGACAACAACCAAAAATATCATGCTTAATAAAGTTCAGTTTTTCAGAAAATACCGACTAAAGACGTCCACTATTCTTTAACTACACAAGCGGAGATTTATCATGATTATTCTAACAGCAGCTCTTAAGGCAAAAAAAGGTAAAGAAGCAGATGTTGAAAAAATATTAGTTCACATGGTATCTGAGACAGCCCAAGAAGAAGGAGCTTTAGAGTACCGATTACACAAATCCACAACCAAACCGGGATCCTTTTACTTATATGAAAAATATACAGGGCAGGCTGCAATAGATGCTCATGTTGAGACTGACCATTACAAAGCACTTGGAGCCAGCCTAAATGGATTAGTGGAAGGAGATCTCGAAATAGAACTATATAATTTTATTGATGGAATTCCTGAAAACAAATAGCCAACATCCCCTCCACATATAAAGGAGGGCCGCCCTTGGCCTTCCTTTATATTTAAACTGAAACATTGCCAAAAGCTTACCATGACAAAATATCTACAGCTTCTATTAATAACATTGCTATTTCTACTCTCCAGCTTGATTGTTGCTCATGCCAGTTTTCTCCCTTTTGGAAGAATGTACAAAGCAGCTAAAGATGATAGGACATACAAAACTCAAGCACAGGACAGCAGACTTCAGTTGCAACTTCATAAGACAATACTACTCAGCATGCCATCTGAACTCTTGAGCATAAGCACATATGTCTATTTGGGACACGGCTTTATAGTGGGAGAAGTTCAAACTGAAGAGCAAAGTAGAGAACTAGTAGCCGCAGCGGGAAAATTGGATGGGATTAACGGAGTCAGCTATTACCTTCCTATAAAGAGCAAACAAGATCAGACTGCAACATCCTCTGCGCTTGAAATTAAAATTAACGCCATATTTGAACCAGACTATCCGTCATCAAAACTTACAGTAAAAGTTGTTCAAGATGTGGTGGTGGTTCTCGGAGTTCTCACCTCAGATGAGCAACAAAATACTCTTAACTCACTAAAAAAAATAAGTGGCGCCGATAAAGTTATTAATTTTATCCAAACACCCTCCTCGGAAGAAACAAAACGTAATAGACCAAAACCTTTACGAAATCTTTTCAACTGATTTACCGCGAAAGCCACATAGCTATCCTGTACTAATCCATACGATAGCTCACGCCTATGTATTTCCCAAAAAAAAGAGGAGCATTTGCTCCTCTTAATTACTTTTTTAAATAGCGTAAGATATGTTTCAGAATTACTTTTCCTCTTTGTACAAGTGAACATCAGTCTGAGGATAAGGAATAGAGATCCCGGCCTTATCAAAGGTAATTTTGATACCTTCAAGCAGATCCCATCTCAAACCCCAGTATTCAGAAGTTGCCACCCATGGGCGCACAAGAATATTTACACACGAATCACCAAGCTCCCCGACCACAATATTTGGTGCCGGATTCTTCAGGACTCTGCTATCTTCTGAAAGAATTCTTGCGAGAATTTCTTTAGCTTTTGGAATATCATCATCATAACTAATACCTATAACGAGATCTACGCGTCTTGTCTTATTGGCAGTGGTATTAATTATTACGGAGCTGAGGATCGACGAGTTTGGCACTACCACCTTCTGATTATCAGGGGTAGAGAGTTCGGTGTAAAATGCTGAAAGAGTCTGAACAGTCCCGGAAGTTCCGGCAATTGTAACATAGTCTCCCTTCTTGAAAAGACGAAGAACTATAAGCATAACTCCGGCGGCAAAATTTGACAGAGTATCTTTAAGCGCCAAACCGATAGCAAGACCGGCAGCACCGAGAACAGCAAGGAATGACGTGATATTAATCCCAGCCTGCCCGAGAGCTGCAACCACAAACGCGGCAAGCATCATATAATAGATAATATTCTGGATAAATGAGGTTAAGATATCATCGATCTTAGCCTTAGACATAACCTTACCAACAAGATTAGCAGACTGTTTTGCAACAAGCCGTCCCACAAGCAGAACTAAAAGAGCAACTATAATTTTAATCCCATAGAGGCTTGCAAAGCTAATACCTCTCTCAACTAAGCTGCTTATAAAATCAGGACTTAAAAGAGCGAGAGGATCATCAAGTGGAATATCTAAAAGTGATTTTTCGGTACCGTTCATAATTTTTCTTGTGTTTAGAGGGTTAAGACATCTGTCTAATAGCAAGACAGAACTGCATTGAACAATTCTGTCTTTACTATAAAATTTGCAATTATAATTTTCCGGTAATAGCGATCACGCCTAAAGATTAATAACCAATTTTGAGCGAAATTTAAACAAAAGGTTTTATGATGAAATATATTCCTAACAATCCTATAATCAGCCCAGCTGATTTACGAAACCAGTTACTTGCCTGACTAAAGGAACTATTCGCAAGCAGATTCCGAACCCAAGCGGTAGAACTTCCTGCAAGAACAATAGGCAAACAGTGGCCTAGCGCAAATAATACAATGAGAATAATACCGTTTGCAATCTTTTCCTGAACTGTGATGATAGCAAGAATCGGGGCGATGAATCCAAAAGTACAGGAACCGGAAAGAACTCCATATGCAAGCCCCAGCAAAAAAGCCCCCTTCATACCGGTAAGCTTCAAATTGCCCATAAGATTGCCCGAAATTGAGCATCCCTCAATACCTAGCATATCCAGAGCAACCCAGATTAGAATCAAACCGACAATGATTGTCCACCAAGGGCCTATATCACCCAGCATTCTACCGAGAACAGCGCATATAGTTCCGATCAGCGCAATGGTAATAAACAACCCCGAAGTAAATAATATAGCGTAAAGGGCGGCCTTTCTACCTTCCACAAGTTTGTTCTGCCCGCCGACATACCCTATGATCAATGGGATTGAGGCTAAATGACATGGGGAAAACAGAATACTTACAATACCCCATAGAAAACACCCCAGTGCGGCAAAACCGGTATCACTGACTATCCATGAATTAATAGTTAAAAAGAATTGATCCATTCCCTATTTGACCCCAAGCTCTGCAAGCTTTGCCTTAATGGCGGCTTTATCAAAAAAACCTTGATGACGATATCTTTCCACCCCGTCTGCGTCATAAAAAATTTGGGTAGGAATAGCGCTAATGGCGTATTTCTTTCCTTCATCCGGGTTTTGCCAGACATCAATAAAAACAATGGCAGCCTTTCCTTCATATTCCGCAGACAGTTCCTTAATAATTGGTGCCATCATTTTGCAGGGAACGCACGAATGCGCGCCAAGATCGACCATAGTTACCATACCGGGAATGGGCGTAACCTGTGGCTTGCCAGAAATAAGATCTGAAATCGCGGGGCCGGACGCATGAGACTCAGCCTTATTATTAACGAAAGAATAAACTCCAAAGCCTGTAACAACAGCAAGCAAAATTATAACCACTAACTTTCTATTCATTTTCATACCTTGATATACTTTAAGATAGTTCTAACCAACTGAGAACGTCCTTCTTACTAGGGCATCGCCCTGTAATTTTAACAGCTCCGTTAACAGCCACAGCCGGAGTAGACATCACCCCGAAGGATGCAATATCTTGAAAATCAGTTATTTTTTCAACAATTGCATCAACACCTGATTCGGCAACAGCCTCTCTCACTACTTTTTCAGCCTGTGCGCATTTCGAACACCCAGGACCCATCACTTGAATTTTTATCATGTATTTCTCCAATACATTAAATATACACACCGAAACAAGCCAAGACACATTATATATAAACCCAATACGTGGAGACCTTGCCATGCTTTATAATACCAATCCATCATTATTTTCTACCAACTGCGAGTTTTAAAATAAGAGCTTTATTTTACCGTTAGTCAAACATTCTCATCTTTCTGTCAAATACTCTGCACAACAGCACATTACCATATAATCCTGCACATCCACCTTGCACACCCATGCAATAGTTTGCACAAAGCCACTTTAACACTTTACATTTACGCATTTAATTCGGTATCTTAGAAAATGGACCATTAATTGCTAATATACGAGTTTGTGCAAACCATACTAATACAGTGCACTTTTACAGTTTTCTTATAGATCACACTCTCCAATATGGGTCGCGAGGGATGTTTTGGGTGGCGATGGTGGCGAAAAGTGGTTCGCCAAACTTATGAATTTCGTTAATTGTTTGGAGGGGTAATGCATTTTGTAATGGAAATGACTCTAGTTCTCGCCATGTTCATCTCGCTTGCGGCAGCAGCATGGGGATGTCTAAATGCATGGCAAGGTCAAAATAGCTCACTTAAATGGCTAGAGAAAGGACAACTCGTTGTCATTTCTTTAATATCAATCTCCAGCATAGTTTTGCTTTACGCACTGATGACGCGTGATTTCTCATTTAAATATGTTGCGGATTATACGAGCATAGATCTACCTAACCTTTACGCTGCAACAGCATTCTGGGCAGGACGTCCCGGTTCTCTACTTTTCTGGCTGCTCATTATAGCAGTTGGCGGAACACTTTTTCTCCGCACCAAGAACTATGCAGATCTCCCGCAGGAAACGAAAATCGCCTACTGGATGGTATATTTCGCCATTCAGGCATTTTTCCTATTCATCCTCACAACTGCAAGTCAGCCATTCATTGAGCTGCTTCATCCACCAGCCGATGGAACAGGGCTGAATCCGCTACTACAGAACCCCGGCATGGCCTTCCATCCGCCGCTTCTGTTCTTCGGATACGGACTATTTACTGTACCAGCCTGTTTAGCCATCGCAATGGCAATCACCAAAGGTGATGATTCATGGATGAAACTCACCCGCAACTGGGTGCTTCCAGCATGGTCCTTTTTGACCGCCGGAATTGTCCTTGGCGCGTGGTGGGCATACATGGAACTTGGCTGGGGCGGCTACTGGGCATGGGATCCGGTAGAAAATGCTTCAATCATTCCGTGGTTCGTAGCAACAGCATACCTTCACACCTCAATTCTTGGACACAGATACGGAGTGCTCAAAAGAGTCAATATCGTACTGATAAACCTCACATTCCTTCTATGTGTCGTCGGTACATATATTGTTCGTAGTGGTATCATTAAATCCGTTCACGCATTTGGTGGAGGCGGAGTTGGTGGATTACTGCTGACTTTTATCATCTTATATCTATTCCTGACTTTAACAGCGGCACTTTTTGCCAACACTAAAAAGACTAAACTGGAAGCAGAAGCCTTCAGCCGTCAGGGACTCTTAGTCGTTGCGGTATGGGTTTTCATTGCTCTTGGAACAGTCATTTTCCTTGGTACTATGTGGCCTGTTATCAGCCTCGGCTGGGAAGCTAATCCAGTAGGTGTTAACGCAGGTTTCTACAACACAGTTACCATGCCTCTATTCACTTTGATGGGCTTACTCCTTCTCATCTGCCCATGGT from Maridesulfovibrio frigidus DSM 17176 includes the following:
- a CDS encoding glycosyltransferase family 9 protein codes for the protein MKRIKLSGTGGRWLIISNGILGHSLMVLAAIKVIKDLYPDSYITMVVDDGSAELVRASPMIDKVCVFNRKTDSLLRQWELIKEWRRDKYDASIHFRSGVRNELLAFLGGAKARIGNKLKGSFQFLNHVGTDIKGVHVLEMRSHFMSFVLDQKVEVDPPVLHHDPQAEAEVEQVLSQNGLEPGKYIVLHPAGKTSGGLGWSLEHWAAEVAKIAKVLPIVVVCAPFEREAVKKAFKGDNIFHLGGSVAFLSEVISQAGWFMGNDSSPAHMAAIWGKPRVIVYSNGPEEFVKWSPLHPEECRVVLKEEFVEKGLAEPLEWLFMQ
- a CDS encoding putative quinol monooxygenase, whose protein sequence is MIILTAALKAKKGKEADVEKILVHMVSETAQEEGALEYRLHKSTTKPGSFYLYEKYTGQAAIDAHVETDHYKALGASLNGLVEGDLEIELYNFIDGIPENK
- a CDS encoding BON domain-containing protein; this encodes MTKYLQLLLITLLFLLSSLIVAHASFLPFGRMYKAAKDDRTYKTQAQDSRLQLQLHKTILLSMPSELLSISTYVYLGHGFIVGEVQTEEQSRELVAAAGKLDGINGVSYYLPIKSKQDQTATSSALEIKINAIFEPDYPSSKLTVKVVQDVVVVLGVLTSDEQQNTLNSLKKISGADKVINFIQTPSSEETKRNRPKPLRNLFN
- a CDS encoding mechanosensitive ion channel family protein — protein: MNGTEKSLLDIPLDDPLALLSPDFISSLVERGISFASLYGIKIIVALLVLLVGRLVAKQSANLVGKVMSKAKIDDILTSFIQNIIYYMMLAAFVVAALGQAGINITSFLAVLGAAGLAIGLALKDTLSNFAAGVMLIVLRLFKKGDYVTIAGTSGTVQTLSAFYTELSTPDNQKVVVPNSSILSSVIINTTANKTRRVDLVIGISYDDDIPKAKEILARILSEDSRVLKNPAPNIVVGELGDSCVNILVRPWVATSEYWGLRWDLLEGIKITFDKAGISIPYPQTDVHLYKEEK
- a CDS encoding cytochrome c biogenesis CcdA family protein; its protein translation is MDQFFLTINSWIVSDTGFAALGCFLWGIVSILFSPCHLASIPLIIGYVGGQNKLVEGRKAALYAILFTSGLFITIALIGTICAVLGRMLGDIGPWWTIIVGLILIWVALDMLGIEGCSISGNLMGNLKLTGMKGAFLLGLAYGVLSGSCTFGFIAPILAIITVQEKIANGIILIVLFALGHCLPIVLAGSSTAWVRNLLANSSFSQASNWFRKSAGLIIGLLGIYFIIKPFV
- a CDS encoding thioredoxin family protein, with the translated sequence MNRKLVVIILLAVVTGFGVYSFVNNKAESHASGPAISDLISGKPQVTPIPGMVTMVDLGAHSCVPCKMMAPIIKELSAEYEGKAAIVFIDVWQNPDEGKKYAISAIPTQIFYDADGVERYRHQGFFDKAAIKAKLAELGVK
- a CDS encoding thioredoxin family protein, with the translated sequence MKIQVMGPGCSKCAQAEKVVREAVAESGVDAIVEKITDFQDIASFGVMSTPAVAVNGAVKITGRCPSKKDVLSWLELS
- a CDS encoding heme lyase CcmF/NrfE family subunit; protein product: MHFVMEMTLVLAMFISLAAAAWGCLNAWQGQNSSLKWLEKGQLVVISLISISSIVLLYALMTRDFSFKYVADYTSIDLPNLYAATAFWAGRPGSLLFWLLIIAVGGTLFLRTKNYADLPQETKIAYWMVYFAIQAFFLFILTTASQPFIELLHPPADGTGLNPLLQNPGMAFHPPLLFFGYGLFTVPACLAIAMAITKGDDSWMKLTRNWVLPAWSFLTAGIVLGAWWAYMELGWGGYWAWDPVENASIIPWFVATAYLHTSILGHRYGVLKRVNIVLINLTFLLCVVGTYIVRSGIIKSVHAFGGGGVGGLLLTFIILYLFLTLTAALFANTKKTKLEAEAFSRQGLLVVAVWVFIALGTVIFLGTMWPVISLGWEANPVGVNAGFYNTVTMPLFTLMGLLLLICPWFSWKEGVQDKYGLGVSVFTALCLSGAAWFSGIRMILPLVAFGAGSGVIASTIMLALRNNLLSSKRFWTAHGTHLGVALMIVGVAISGPYSTTHRVAVSPGQSFEFSGYEFTYKDLTKSKTEAVGSVMANIEVRKDGDMVGVLHPQQLTYSTNDHPHSEVSTIFSFGKEVYATIHDISNGRLEPLTVSVHPLVNWIWVGGTLSTLFPFIVFFPRRKKKTSDSDAK